The Anomaloglossus baeobatrachus isolate aAnoBae1 chromosome 4, aAnoBae1.hap1, whole genome shotgun sequence genome contains the following window.
TTTcattcatgtgaccactgcagacatTCATTTTCTCTAGGGTTTATGCAGCAACCACAGTTAATAAGGTGCTGGACATCAAGaaggtgagcaaaaaaaaaaatcaagctgcaagaaatattttttttctttccctatTTTAGAACATTCCAAAACTTTTTGTACGTCAAACGAAAACTCCTTCAAGACCACAATGTTACAATGAGAAACTACCAGTAGTCCTTTTCCTACGACGAGCAGGGAAGGAACGGTACTGATTTCAAGACATCTTGAAAGTATAAAGATTCTTCCTCAGCTTATGTCTGCTGCTGTGAAACATACAATACTGCTGTTTAGTAACAAGCTACTATACATTAACTATGTAAGGAGGCTAGAAACAGTCACTGTGTTCGTGTGTGTATATCACCAACCTCCACACATACAAACACCAATAAACTGAAAAATTTAAAATTAATATAATTTgatacaattaaagggaacctgtcaccaggattttcccctaaaagctgcggccaccaccagtaagctcttatacagtattctaggatactgtatataagagcccgggctgctctgtataatgtaaaaaagatttttattatacttacctaggATGTGGTCCAGTCcaacgcctcctctctgctgcgattgctgtcctccttcttcccagtccagcgcggatgacgcttcctacgtcatccacacaggtcggAATTGCGGGCAGATGAAAGTgcacaatgccggcctgtgtgaatgacgtaggaagaGTCATCCACACTGGAcagggaaggaggacagcaatcgcccaagatggaggaggcgctggacctgtgactagcgacacccattggactctaCCACCCCACAGGTAagtataaaagatttttttttatgttatacagagcagcctgggctcttctatacagtattctggaatgctgtatagaagagctcactggtggtggccatagcttataggggaaaaacctggtgaaaggttccctttaatctatttTACCAACCCTGTTATCTATTATTTGTCCTCACAATTTCTCTTTAATCCTGTAACATTTGTTTGCACTTTCTACCTACCATGTTACAGAACCAGTCATAAAATCCATCATTGGCATTTATCTTCCAGTCCCTTATTACCCATTATCTACTCAATCATTCTCATTATAAAAATGGTAGCGGTCCAAAATGACAAACTTCAATGGAAGGAATATAAATAGTGCTGCACCCCTGTGAGAAATTAGGGCAACAACATTTTGCATATAGTATGTGAACTTCTAGTCCTTCTTGGCTTCCTTTTTGACCTTGCTAGGAGCAGTTTGGATGGTGTTCCACACTTCAGTGTACAGCAATGTACCCAGAAAAACTAGAAAGGTGCCAGTCCAGTGCCAGGTAGTAAAAGGGTTCTTGAAATAAAGAATAGAGAAGATGAGACTTAGGAATTTTCGCAACGTGACAACTAGGGTGACAGTTAGAGACGGACATTCTGTTGTGAGAATGAATACTCCACGGATGCATACATATCTTGAGAAAAGTGTTAAGGCAAACTGAGTAACAGCAAGAACATAGTCATACGCACAATCGGCACCACTCTTGTATAAATGAAGCGGGACTCCCATAAGAGGAGATTGTACCAGAGCAGTACAAAGCTGAAACcatgactattttatttttcacttGGGCCTAAGAACTAACCGGTGAGTAGTTGTTAACTATTTTCCTGTGCTACCTGGTTCCGGCTCCTGTCAGCGATTCTGCTGCTTCTCGTCAGAGCAGCTTGTTCTCCTCCAGGCTGCTTTTTCGACGGGGCATAACTGCAGACATCATgcggattgacagctggctccccccAGTAAGTCAGCAGACCGACCACTGTTTATCAGAATGACGTCGGCATTCACAACCAAGTTAACAAAGCACAGTGGAAAAGAAGCAGCTGCTCTGTCATGTGATTTTAGTGAATCCACAAAAGTGCCGTCAATAGAGGTCTGACCGTTTTGTACTGGAAGATCGGTgctgggcagaacaggcaggtaattagcaactacctgcctgttagttcttaggcccatattacaaaaaaaataaagtcctggataacccctttaaagagttAAACTGGtgctttaatttttatttaataaatcaatactacacataaaatatattacaaagtttcttattttgattagagaaatttgcttctttctcctctggAACCGGTCTATCACTCAATTCAGAGGCAAAACCTTTTtttcagtgaatacagactttcccattacagagataggaTATGACAGTCGGTGCTCAAACTAAGAGAAATAAAACACTAGCGCTCTAAAAATACAATCAAGCTCTGTGTGAAAGACAGATTTATTGAAATGTAAGGAAAGCCGCAGGTAGAAGACAGGTaccacgtaaaaaaaaaaaaaaatctagtgcAATTCCTAGTGGAGTCAGAGGAACATGCCTGGTATATCACAATAAGAAtccagtgggtgtgtgtgggtttaGGAAAAGCCCAGCCGGTGGCTATCCCGGAACCTCTGCCGCAATGTTAGGGAGTGAGTGACATCACGGACTCAACCTAACATCGCGGCAGAGGTTCCGGGATAGCCACCGGCCGGGCTTTTCCTAAACCCACGCACACCGTCGCTACCAGCGATCACACACCCACTGACACTAGGACATCAGGACTGAACGCCACAGTGAAACCCACTGCAATCAAATAAAATTTGCATGTGCTCATATCATGGCTCAAAAATAAACATACATAAATGTCACATGGAGAAAAAAGtgcaatattaaaaacatttaaaaaagtcACAGATTGACTGTTAAACACCCCAGATCTAGTACTATAATAACATACTAGTGTGCTGATAATAAATGGCAAATTTGATACAAAAAAGGCAACCATGCAAGCACGTGCACAATTAAACCTGCATGAATATAGCCCATGCCATATTAATAGACCACTTTATCTGACACCACCAACCCTGTCTCAGTGTAGGATAAGTAGTGATCCTGGGTGGagtacacttaaggccgctttacacgctacgataccggtaccaatatcgctagcgtgggtacccgcccccatctgttgtgtgacacgggcaaatcccgcccacctccttacttccgcatagcggccgggaggcaggtaaggagaggttcctcgttcctgcggcgtcacaaggagtgatgtgtgctgccgcaggaatgatgaacaacttcgttactgctgcagtaatgatatttgagaatggacccccatatcaccgatgagcgattttgcacgtttttgcgacgatgcaaaatcactcataggtgtcacatgcaatggcatcgctaatgcggccggatgtgcgtcacacattCCGTGACacgaacgacttcgcattagcgatgtcgtagcgtgtaaagccccctttagagtaaagAAGTATGGTGAAAACACCATCGGTATAAATCAGAAAGTCAGAGCAAATAATTCCACCCTAGGTCCAGACAAAAAAAAAGGCAGTTTGTTCTATAATCTAACTACCCACTGCCATGCAGAGAGAGTGGTGCGTGTTTCACAGATCAGCTTACATACGGGATGTTTCCCCGCGCGTTCCGTCACCAGAGATGTGACTTCTTCAAGGGCCAAAAGTTAGATTGGGTATTTAGATTATAGAacaaattgccatttttttttttttttgtctggaccTAGGGTGGAATTATTTGCTCTGACATACTGATTTATACCGATGGTGTTTTCACCATAGTTCTTTACTCTAAGTGTACTCCACCCAGGCTCACTACTTATCCTACACTGAGACAGGGTTGGTGGTGTCAGATAAAGTGGTCTATTAATATGGTATGGGTTATATTCATGCAGGTTTAATTGTGCACGTCCTTGCATGTTTGCCTTTTGTAGCAAATTTGCCATTTATTATCATCACACTGGTATGTTATTATAGTACTAAATCTTGGGTGTTTGTTAACGGTCAATCTGTGacgttttttaaatgtttttaatattgcaCTTTTTTCTCTTCATGTGACCTCTAATTATGTATGTTTATTTTTGAACCAATAAAATCTATATTTTTTGTCTATATACACGGAGTTGCTTGGTTGATCCTTATTATACAGCAATTCTTTCCTTTTCCATTTGTCTGTTGTTCCTTGTTGCTGTTGGAGATCCCAagaggggaaaggtgccccctgtCTTTTTATTATTCATAATATTTATTTCTAGCAATCATGTTTTGCCTATAAACAGGTCGACGATCTGAAGTCTGTCCTCTTCATATATATCGCCATTACACAACATCTTCTCCAAAAAGGCAAGCACATTTTCCATTATCAACACTATTTAACAGTAATTATGGGTTTCTGAGTTCCTTCTTCTATCCACAGCACTTCCTTATATCCCTATTTGACAACCAGCAGTAAAGCAGGATTCTTATTGTGATATACGGGGCAAGCTTCTCGGTTATTCATACACATGATGTTTCTCTGACTCTATCCAGGTAGATTTTTTTATACAATATCCTAAAGGTGGTCATAAACTGTAACTGGCATTTTAGGGGAACCTGCAGCAGAATGTCtgcgtctgcctctagctcctcctaacTACCTTCTACATAGGATTTTTAAAGCACTCACGGTATATCTAAGAAATGACAATATCTGTTTTTACTGAATACAGAAACTTTCTCCATTAGGGAGATAGGAAATAAGAGTTGGTGCGCAAACTGTAATTGGCATTTTaggggaacttgcagcagaatgtctgcctctagctcctcctcactCCCCAATACATAGAAGTTTGAAAGCACAAACGGTCTCCTATCTCAGAAATGCGgaaatctgttttcactgaattCAGATTTTATTCATGAATACAGTAAAAAGTCGATCCATGGGGAAAAAGAAGTcaatttttctgataagatattacaaagttgcttaattTCATATGCACTAAGgatttattaaataaaatgtaAATGGAGGTTATGTTAAGTTTTACACCATGCTGTTTTGATGAATGCAGCATGTCATACCTATTTAGAAATATAATGTACAGGAACATTTTGCAGGCACAATGTTCAGCTGTCTACCAGACCTTGCTGTCATCTCTGACGTGAACTGTATAACAGCTGGAAAATCAAGGGAAGGATACTGAGTGATCACATTCATGAGAAGGTAAAACCACATGATCGGCATCTGGATTTCCAGCATAGGCAGCTGGAATAGTTCTGTAATGCAATGAACATGTACAGTTCAGCCTAAATTTAAAATTATGTGCATGCATACTATCcacatatataatgtatacacGCGTTATTCACATCAAGGAGATACAAGTTCATATTGCACATGTCAAGAAAGCTAAAAATTCTTTGAAACATTCAAGAAAACGTCTATATTTGACAACATATTAAAACTTCTCACTGTTACATAAAAAGTTGATGATCTTAGTAAATACCTTGTTTATAGGAACAATGTACGttgaaaatacaataaaaatggaaaaaataatccTAATAAAATCTCCTTTAAAATAAGAAATATAGATGCGTCCTTCCTTAAATGAATATTTCCATTCTGCATTCCAGTGCTGAGATAAGATTAGCTCCATTCAGGAATTCGCCACTAGAAGTGGAACTATGGAAATAGCCGGGAGCGGCCAAACAACGCTCTATGCGTAGgtaccattcattttaatgggagaTCCACAACCACCGTAGTGCAGCCACTTTCCAAAGCTCCACTTCCAGTAGTCGGCATCTGAAAAAAATTATTCCAGTCTCAACCATGAAAAGCTAAGACAGAAACAACCTCCCAACTTGCCTCTAAATCCTCTTCAGATGTATGGCTCGTGATATCAAATGAACATGAAAATAAAGCttgaaataaaactttttttactggATGGTGTAAAAGTGTATTAAACTGGTATTATGACACTTTAATGGgattgtcccatgaacaaagttatgcAAAGTAtattttaatgaatagatcttggaaTGATTAGaaatttcacaattggatgtgtaaaaaaatgttcctgtgtggAAATAATCTTATAtaggtgcccctgctatgtactgtgtaatggccgtgtctgacagtacagggacatggtctgatcatatcacatttcCTGGGCttgggaggaagtaataaagtatacagacattacagtatgggatcacagctgattctttctgtgaggtaaaacatttccctgactgTTTTTAAACAGTTTTTACCTTACATAAAGAATCAGCTGGGATCCCCTGCTATCTTGTCAGTATACTTTCTTTTGCTTTCTCCCCCAGTCAGGAGATGTGATATGACTATTCAATcacagacacaaccattacacagatCATATCAGGGGCACAtgcataacattatctcagcaaaggaatatattttctttttaaagccatccaattgtggaaaatattattattatttcaagatctattgattaaaatttactTTGTTCATGGGTGAACCTCTTAAATGCAACTCAATAAAATGGTGGGCATATCTGTTCAAAAAATAATTTGTGTGCGTGTCCTGAAAGTCAGCCAGTTCTATCTGCACCACAGCTGGCTGCGGTAGGAGCCTCTCCCCACTGCCCTCTGCAGTAGGAGACAAATATTGGTAAGCCTAATCCATCTACTACCAAGATGTGAAAGAAATAAAAAGAGAACAAGGGAAAAAAGGAAAGGCCTTTTCTAAGTGATTCCTGCTTCTGATGTTGTGGAAGATCGAGGGAAAAGACTGTGGGACTCGACTATAGTCGGTGCGAGTCAAATGTATTAAATATGGTCACGAGAGTTGCAAGAGTACGTGATTAACTATTGATTGTTATGAACGGTACCATGATGCTATTCTTTCCATTTTTGCATATCAATGATTGGAATTGCTTTTGTTTTGAAAACCAATAGAATGTTAAATTTGAAATAGAAAAGGCATCAAACACAAGTGCTCACGACCAGACTCTGTAAAAAGCTGCAGAAATCCAGACTTATTGCCTGTTGACAGAACAGTGCCATACATCTTAAATATGTTCCTTCCAGTTCATAAAATATTAGCTGACAATCTATAGAGTATGGAGGCAGCCGATAGGACTGAATATATTAAATATGTCAGATCCTTTCTATTCATGTGAAATAAGTGCTGTCAGACTAGCAGCCATTTCTTCAATTCTCATTACTTTGCTGCGGCTTTGCTCACATTCCAAAAATGACCATATTCTGCATACGGTAGTTGTTTGGGTCTTTACGGCTGTGGACTCTAGGGTGGGGGGATATTTTTGTAGTACAGCAGTAGTATGTCCCTAATATATAGAGAGCAAAAATCACACTAAGCAACCATCTGACTGACCAGCTATAACTTCTTATAGGCAACCTGACAGCTGTTTGGTCAGCATGCATCAGCCACGGACTGCATTATCCCAGTAAAGTACGTTGGCATGTTTGAAGTGCTTCAATATTTCAGACAAAATCAATGTTTAAACTGCTGGGGAAAGAGACCATGCTATAAACTAGTTGGACAGACAGGTCCCTATCTGCTTCTCACTGCCCGctgccctggattgacaggtcGCTGCCTATATGTCCACATAGGCAGACACCTGCATATCACTGTTAACTAGGACTGGTTTGCCGGTGGCTATTAAAAGTTTGACACCAGTGTCTTTCACGATCAAACATACCTGATAATACCGGATAATGCAGTCAGTGGCTGATACTTGCTGCGCACGATTTGGGCAGCATGCAGCTGCCGTCAGGTTCTCTAATTTACTATCATATTGTTTATTCTCACCATGCTACAATCTGGGTATGCAATAAATTCTCTACTACTGTTTCTAGTGTACTCTGCTTATAGACATTTTGTAAATGGTTTCTTTTAATTTAAGATATCTTGAAGTAACAGATTATATTCACAATGGTCCTCTTTTGGTGTATACTTACCACTTTGTGTAAACATCATTGCGTGATTATATATGTCAGGAGCAAAAAGCAGGAATCCTGGCAGTGGTAACGCATGCTAAGGGGAAAAAAGACAACCAGGAACAAGTTTATTAATTGAGTTTCAATTCTTAGAAAATATGTAATAGTTATGTCACATGGGTTACAAACACTCAGCTCAATGAAATTTATGCTGCTTAAAGCATTTTCTTCATCATTATATTTCCCCAAGTAAAATAGCAGCAGCCTATACTCCCTTCCGGTGAGGGCATCATCCAGCGATGTTGTCGCCTGTTCTCTTGTGTCTCATGGAAGTTGAATGAAGTGGCCGCTGAATTGCTGCAGAACTCGCGTGACATAATATCTCCAGAGACCAGGCGCCAACATCGCTGGAAAGACGCTTGCACCGCATGTGAGTACAGGCGGTTCTTTTGCATGGGAGACATAACAACTGGGATACTTGTTTTGTGGCAATCTAGATTTTGTGCACACAAAACCTTTATTTTTTGCTTATATTGTAACTCGTCATAATTATGTCCCTGTAAGATGTAACTAAATATATAGCACTGTGGATAACCTTGTCACTTTATAAATAAAAGTATTATGCTTGGTGTGCGCACATGCACAGACACAGTGCAATAAGGATGGCAATGCTGTAACAATGCTTCATTTTATTAACAGTGAATGAAAATATACAGAATTTAATGTATTAACGGGTTTGTCTCATCTTCATTAACGCAAAAAATTGGATAGTGGTTGAAAGAACACTCAGTTCTCGAGAAAAAAGGAATTTTTAATTCTACAGTATACAGATCGGTGTCAAGGTTACCAGTCCCCTCAGCAGTGGCTGGTTTCATAGGCAAGGGGCATGGGCTCGCAAGCTGATTACTATACAATGTGTAAACACTGCAGCCAGACATTTTCAGGGCCCTTGCATTTCTTTGATTCTTaacaaaagcttttttttttttttttatacacctcAAAAAATTGTCACAAAAAAGTAAGTAGCAGTCAATGAATTGTTTCAAGATAGTAAATAGACATATATGTATTAAAGGTATGAATTATATTAAGGTGCCAACACTATTAAAGTTTCATACAATAAATAGCATAGTGCAAATAATATACATGGTAACGAGGACGCGTTCAGGCTCACCTACCAAACACTTGACTCGTGTTTCACCAATGCTTCATCAGGGGGCTATACGCAGCCCATATAGGCTTTATTAATGTGGGCTGAAAGGATTATTGTTAAATAATTCTATTGACAACAACTAGCTCAATTTAAAGGGATTAACCAGCACTGAGCAACCCCTTCCTAAATGCTACAGTGTCCCCACTAAAATGAGTGCAATACATTCCCACCTCCTAAATGGGTGTAGTTCCACTGAAGTTGGCGCTGTGTCTACCAACACTCACATTATGTCACATGTGCACTGCAGCCATCCGTGGCTGATAATTGTTGACAATGTGTCTCTGGCCATACACTGATGTTATGTGAGACATGCATGTTATTAGCGGCTGCTGATGGGCAGTAACATTCATGTGATAAAACGTCACGTGTTCTCCGGGCGACCCTGATATCACAGGAATGACACCGGTCTGGAGGACCGCATCTGTTGTATTAATTTTATTTCAAGCACTAACTTTTGAAGGTGCTGTACAATAGTATACAATCCCATTAATATGTTCCTTGCCTTACATTATAAAATAAGGCTTCTTTAGAATGTTTCCCATACTCCTTATAGAGCGTTTCCTGAAATATTCCCATTCTGGCAGACAGTAAAAGAGCAAAGGTCAGAGCAGCAATACCTATGAAAAACAGCAGAAGCATATTCATTAAAACATGATCCTAAAATCAAAGTAACGACACATTTTAGTTATTACTGGAGTTTAATCCTGACATTCCTAATGACAATCTGCTTTAAGAAGAAACTTAATGTTGTGTTTAATGTGACATCAATGACAGATTTATTGCTTCACTATTCTTTCACTTCATTAAATTTTAACATGTCAGGAAGAACAGAGAATTCCCAGACACATGTAACATGTTCCTAATATAAACCATACAGGAAAAAAATAGTCACACCACTGGGATTCAATAAGTAAACAGAACACAGAGGTGTGCACTGCCCCAAGCCTATTCTTTTATTCTGAACTATTAAAAATTGAGCACTACCTACTACTAATAAAATTAGTGTAGATACTATAGTACTGGTGCAGGCGCAGTGCTCATATCCCTGTACAGTGTACATCAGAAGCATCCACACTGAGCAGTAGTACAAAAGTAGTGGAAAACATTGAGTCCTCATCAACTATTTCTCCTTCACTTTAGATAAATGTGTTGCTTAGCAGAATGTGTCTTGGAGGCCCTCATCGATTAGACATTTATGGGTTATCCACAAGATATGCCATGAATGTCTAACACAGTAAAACCTCCTAGAATATCTGACTACAAAGAGCACACACCCAAAAGCCACCATAGAAAATTTGATAAACCATCTTCTTCATTGGATGTTGAATGggaagcctaaaaaaaaaaaagaaagaaagaaaagaaggagTTATTTGTACATTATATGGCTGCCAAGTTACACATACTATTTCTAGTCTTGCTACATAAGCCTCATATATAATGAGATTGGTGATGCCTGGATCCATGATCCagtgactgtatgcaggagatgtATCTTGTGTCAAATATGGATTCAGTTTCTCTTTTTACATTCCTTGCCCCAAGGCTTTTGCACAAAGTtgcattaggcctgtttcacacgtcagtgaaaaaccacagacgtttttcactgacgtgtaaaaaacgcatatgtccctccatgtgccttgattcacagcacatgtgggttgtccatgtgcaatccgtgctccgtgattgcacatggacgtatactcacctgtccccgctcctgccttTCATGGTGCTGAAGGGTCCCGCggtgctgcatccggccgccgctctcacacctctgcagctacttccgggtcgactgtgtagtgcataatgaatatgcaagACAGTAATGAGCcgagcagaggcagaacacagtGCCACTGGAAAAGGTGAGTGAAAAAtttaatgtcagtgtttttctggtacgtgtttcacggatcacaccaaagTGTGGTccctgggacatcagtgatgccagaaaaaaatggacatgtctccgtggggCAATcagggacacgcgtgtacgccgtacggagacacggtcagtgaaaaatcactgatgtgtgcgcagacccattgattataatgggtctgcgtatgtccgtgattctggtacgtataaaaactagcacatacataccagaatcactgacgtctgaaacagaccTTAGAGAGGTGAAAATTCTTTGAGGACTGAAGATCTGGCACGTTGAGAACTTTCTCTGCCCATAGATATGCTGTTGGGGCAAAGTCAAGACATTTCTATACACTCCAAACGGTCAGCCATAACGCTTAAAATAAAGCTACCCTTTCACATGGATTAAGTAGATTGTTCTTTGATTGTCACCCAATTACATATCTACATAGATCTTCCCTGACAAATTAGGTTGGAATATTGATACAATATGCCATAGAAGAGCAGCAATTTATACCTGGAACACAAACATTTTCTTGTAATAATTCACAATAGATTAGATCGATTAATATGAAGTTTACCACTTGCTGTGCAGACATCAATGTGCAAATGAAGATTCCCAGAGAGACCAAAACGATGGACAAGTACTTGGAAGCACTATACCTAAAAAGATAAATTGTAAAATTATCACATAAAATACATCAAAACAGAAAAATGTGCACCTTTTATCCCATTATTAATCTCTACAATACACAGTGCCCCAAtcaccaaactttgttttttttttttataaatttgtaaGCAGAGGTATTCTGCACATAATGTATGACCACATAGTGGATATTCTTTGTATGCCTACACagtgtgttgaggagagccatatgatgaaataattaacctctggacatcgagcactgtgagaagtgtgttcaatgaaatcaattctctatacataagccagtcagtcttcagaggaacccaa
Protein-coding sequences here:
- the SLC35B4 gene encoding nucleotide sugar transporter SLC35B4, giving the protein MHPALAVGLVFSGCCSNVVFLELLARPFPGCGNIVTFAQFLLIAIEGFIFQADFGRKRPAIPIRYYVIMVTMFFTVSVVNNYALNLNISMPLHMIFRSGSLIANMILGIIILNKRYSASKYLSIVLVSLGIFICTLMSAQQVASHSTSNEEDGLSNFLWWLLGIAALTFALLLSARMGIFQETLYKEYGKHSKEALFYNHALPLPGFLLFAPDIYNHAMMFTQSELFQLPMLEIQMPIMWFYLLMNVITQYVCIRGVFILTTECPSLTVTLVVTLRKFLSLIFSILYFKNPFTTWHWTGTFLVFLGTLLYTEVWNTIQTAPSKVKKEAKKD